The Thermoanaerobaculia bacterium sequence ACGATCGGCGCCCTTCCCTTCGCCGCCGCGCGGCAAGTCTCGAGGACCGCGAGCTTCTCGTCGAACGAGAGTGTCGCGGCCTCGCCGAGCGAGCCGAGGGCGACGATTCCCGCGCACCCCTTGTCGAGCAGCCAGGCCACGTGCTCTCCGAGGAAGTCGAAGTCCACGGCGAGGCCGTCTCGGAACGGGGTGGTGATCGCGGGAAAGACGCCATTCCAGTCGCCCTGCTTCATCGGTTCTCCTGCGGAGCGTTCGCTCCGGCGCCCATCAAGGTTTCCAGAGAAACCGGCGTGACCGGCACGCGAACGCTATCCGATTCCCAACCGAAAAGGTATCGCAGCGCCGGACCGCACACGCGCCCCTGGCACGGGCCCATTCCGGCACGCGTGTAGAGCTTCGCTTCCCTCGGCGACCACCCGGGTTCGAGCGCGCCGAGCGGCACGTCCTCGCACCGGCAGACGATCGTGTCGCTCCGGACGATCTCCTGCAGCTCGGCGCGGGGAGCGAACGCCCTCGCGATCGACTCCGCGTATCGGCGCCGGCGGCGGGCCGAGGCGATAAGAGTGCGCCGCGGCGTCCGTCCTGCGGCCGCGCACCCGGCGATCTCCCCCTCGACGAGCGCCTTTTCGACGCCGCCGATTCCGGTGGGCTCGCCGGCGCAGAGGAGTCCCGAGACCGACGTCCGCTGGAGAGAATCGACGGCGATGGCCTCGCCGTCGAACCGGCAGCCGAGGAGCCGCGCGAGCTCGGTAGCCGGCACGAGCCCGAAGCCGGTCGCGAGGACGTCGCAGGCGATGCTCCAGGTCCGTCCTCCGTCGGTCAGGACGGCCTCTTCGACCCGCCCGTCTCCTCGCGCTTCCACGACCCACGTTCCGAAGCGATACGGCGTCCCCGCGAAGGCGCGCCGAAAGGAGAGGGCGTCGGCCAGCGCGCGCGGCTCGCGCCAGAGTCCCGCCGCGAAGCGCAGGACCGAGGCGCGCGGCGCCTGCTCGGCGACGAGCGCGACGCGCGCTCCTCCGTTCGCCAGCGACGCCGCGACGGGGAGAAGGAGCGGCCCCGATCCGGCGAGGACGGCCGTCTTCCCGGAAAACGACGCTCCCGACTTGAGGAGCGCCTGCGTTCCCCCGATGCCGATCACGTTCGGAAGGGTCCAGCCCGGGAAGGGAAGGAAGCGTTCGCGCGCGCCGGTCGCGAGGACCACCGCGCGGGCCGAGACCGCGACGGGCCCCGCCGGGGATTCGGCGAGGACCGAGAAGCCTTCCGAGACCGAGTAGACCGCCGCGCCCGGGATGCGGACCGCGCCGGAGCGAGCGAGCCGGCCGAGCCAGCGGCGCGCGCGCGGAGGAGGGGAGCCCGGGCGATGCCGCCAGATCTGTCCGCCCGGTCTCGGCGCCTCGTCGATCAAGAAGACGCGCTTTCCGGCCGCCGCCGCCGTTGCGGCCGCGGCCACGCCCGCGGGTCCGGCGCCGACGACGGCGACGTCGGCCGTCAGCACGTCAGCCACCCGTTTGGATCCTCATGCCGGAGGCGACCTCCACGAGGCACGATCGGCGATGCGCGACGCCGTCGATCGCGACGCGGCATTCGTGGCAGATCCCCATCGCGCAGAGCGGGCCGCGGGGCTCGCCCGAAACCGAGCCGCGGAACCGGGCGACGCCGGCGTTGACGAGGGCCGCCGCGACGGTCGTTCCTTCCTCGGCGGAGATCGTCCGGCCATCCACGACGATCGAGACCCGGGAAGCCGGGTCGCTCACGCGTCCGCTCCCGGCGTCGAACGGTTCGGGTCGTAGGGGAGCGGGTCGATCGCCGGCTCGCGGCCCGCGATGAGATCCGCGAGGAGGCGGCCCGTCGCGAGCGCCGTCGTGATCCCCAGTCCTTCGTGCCCCGCGGCGATCCAGACTCCCTCCATCGGCTTCCACCGTCCGACGAGCGGCAGCTTGTCGGGCGTGGCCGGCCGGAACCCCGTCCAGGCGCGAATCGCCGATAGATGCGCCAGAGACGGGATGAACTCGAAGGCGCGCGCGAGCATCTTCGAGACGATGCGCCGGTTGATCGCGGCGTCCCACCCGACGAGCTCCCGCGACGATCCGACGAGGAGCTGCCCCGTCGCTCTCGGCTGGACGTTGAACGCGACCGACTCGGCCGTCATCGCGTGCGCGCTCGCCAGGTATCCGGTCTCGACGATCTGGTGTCGGCAGAACGCCGGGTACCGGTCGGTGATGACGAGATGCCCCTTCCGCGGGACGATCGGGAGCCCCGGCGTGAGCTCCGGCGCTCGCGTGCCGGCGGCGTTGACGACGACCGGCGCGCGGAGCGCGCCCGCCGAAGTCTCGGCGCCGCCGGGCTCGATCGCGCGGACCGCGATCCCTTCCCGAAGCTCGGCGCCCCGGCGGAGCGCCGATTCGAGGAGAGCGCGCGCGGCGGCCGGCGGATACAGAACGGAATCCCCCGGGACGCGGAGCGCGCCGGCGAGCGGACGCAGGTTCGGCTCGAGGCGCGCGAGGGCGGCCGGTCCGACGAGCTCGGAAGCGATGCC is a genomic window containing:
- a CDS encoding FAD-dependent oxidoreductase, with the protein product MTDSLFDAIVVGAGIVGAACAEALAADGMRVAVLDSAFAGGGTTAAGMGHLVAMDDSEAQLALTGWSNRLWKERAESLPRDCEMDPCGTLWVAEDDRQLSALEEKRARYAGHGIASELVGPAALARLEPNLRPLAGALRVPGDSVLYPPAAARALLESALRRGAELREGIAVRAIEPGGAETSAGALRAPVVVNAAGTRAPELTPGLPIVPRKGHLVITDRYPAFCRHQIVETGYLASAHAMTAESVAFNVQPRATGQLLVGSSRELVGWDAAINRRIVSKMLARAFEFIPSLAHLSAIRAWTGFRPATPDKLPLVGRWKPMEGVWIAAGHEGLGITTALATGRLLADLIAGREPAIDPLPYDPNRSTPGADA
- a CDS encoding FAD/NAD(P)-binding oxidoreductase: MADVLTADVAVVGAGPAGVAAAATAAAAGKRVFLIDEAPRPGGQIWRHRPGSPPPRARRWLGRLARSGAVRIPGAAVYSVSEGFSVLAESPAGPVAVSARAVVLATGARERFLPFPGWTLPNVIGIGGTQALLKSGASFSGKTAVLAGSGPLLLPVAASLANGGARVALVAEQAPRASVLRFAAGLWREPRALADALSFRRAFAGTPYRFGTWVVEARGDGRVEEAVLTDGGRTWSIACDVLATGFGLVPATELARLLGCRFDGEAIAVDSLQRTSVSGLLCAGEPTGIGGVEKALVEGEIAGCAAAGRTPRRTLIASARRRRRYAESIARAFAPRAELQEIVRSDTIVCRCEDVPLGALEPGWSPREAKLYTRAGMGPCQGRVCGPALRYLFGWESDSVRVPVTPVSLETLMGAGANAPQENR
- a CDS encoding (2Fe-2S)-binding protein; protein product: MSDPASRVSIVVDGRTISAEEGTTVAAALVNAGVARFRGSVSGEPRGPLCAMGICHECRVAIDGVAHRRSCLVEVASGMRIQTGG